TCCGGCGGAGCGAGGCCCGGTTCCGGAACATGGTCGATTCGTCCCCCTTCGGGGTCGCGCTCATCGACCGCGAGAGGCGGTTCGTCTACGTCAATCGGAGGTTCGTGGAGATCTTCGGCTACGGGCCGGACGAGGCACCCACAGTCACGGAGTGGACCCGGCTGATCTTCCCGGACGAAGAGGTCTGGCAGGAGGCCCTCGGTGCCTGGCGATCGGACCTCGAGCGTTCGGTCCCGGGCCAGGTCAGGCCCCGGACGTTTACTGTCCGGTGCCGGGACGGATCGAGGAAGATGGTTCTTTCCCGCTTCGTAACACTCTGCGACGGGACAGAGTACTCGACCTGCGAGGATATCACCGAAGAGACGCGGGCCTACCACCTCCTCGTCGCGGATATCGCCGATCTGCGGCGGCGGGAGCAGGAACTCCTCTTGAAGGACCGGGCGATCGCCTGCACCCGCCGGGCGGTTGCACTCCTCAGCCCGGACGGGATGGTGACCTACGCGAACGCCGCCTACCTCGCCCTCTGGGGTTACACGACCGCAGATGAGGTGCAGGGGTCGCACTTCTCCCGGTTCTGGGCGCAGCCCGACGAGATCCAGGGTATCGTCCGCGCAGTCATCGACGGCGGGTCCTGGCACGGCGAGCAGACCGGCATCCAGAGTGATGGTGCGACGTTCCGGGCGGATCTCCTCGGAACACCGATCGTCAGCCACGACGGCAGGGTGCTCGGCATGATGGCGGCAGTTACTGCCCAGTAGGGCAGTAACTTGAAAAACGCGAAGCGTTTTCGAGTGGCGAGGTTCCGCAGAACGACGTCCCGAAGGGACGGAGTTCGAGAAACCCGATGGGTTTCGAGGAACCGAGTCTGAGCACCGTCAGGTGCGAGTGGCGAGGTTCCAACGGAATGCAACGGGCCGAAGGGCAGAGTAACTTGAGCACCGGCGCCCGCTTCCGAGTATAAAAACCTATGCCAGGCAGAGCCGCTCCACGGCACCGCCCGGCAGTTCCGGTTCGTAAAGGCTTATTGTAGTCCCGGGACACCCCACATCCGTACAGGAGGTGAGGAGATGCAGAAGACAATCGAGAGGAAGGAAGGAGAGGGGGAAGATACGGCACAGGTCCGGGAGCTGATGCACGCCATGCTCAACGCCGACACCTACACCAGCCTGCAGGCTGTCAGCGCCCTCGGGACCATCGGAGCGCCGGCGGTCGGGCCGCTGGTGCAGGCCCTGCTCAGCGTCGACAGTGACGCACGCTGGACCGTGGCGATGGCACTCGCCCGGGCCGGGGCTGAAGCGGTGGAGCCGCTCGTCGGGGTCGTGCTCGTTGCGGACGACGAGATCAAAAATCCGGCGATCTGGGCGCTCGCAGAGATCGGCGACCACCGTGCGGTCGACCCGCTGGTCGGCACCCTCCGGACCAGCCGGTCCGAATGCTGCCGGGCCCTGACCGCCGCGGCCCTGCTGAAACTGGGCGATCCTGCCGGCATCGCCGAGGTTCGGAAGGTGTTCGAGCAGTCGGGCGAGGGGTTCGCGGGCCTTGCCATGGAGGCCTACGAGGGGACGTAAGTGTCCCTGCCCGGGAACAAACTCAAATCCTTTTTTGGTTGACCGGGGGGCAGGACAGATAGGTAATTACAAATAGAGCCCCTCAAAAAGAGATTATTATGCAAGGGCCCCATATCCTGCTCCTTATCCTTCTGGCGGCGGCTGCCGTTGCCGGGGGCTGCACCGCCACCGGGGATGCCGGGGAGGCGCAACCGGTCTCCCCCACCCCTACAGAGGCGCAGGGGGTAGGAGCAGGCCAGCCGGCCCCAACTCCGGCCGCACCCGCCCGGGGGGATAAGACGCCGCAGAGCGTGGAGTTCGTCGACCCTGCGACCTACCACATCGCGACCCCGACGCCCACGACAACGATGACGAAACTGCCAAACGATCTTCAGGTCTCCGGGGAGATGGTAGAATACTCAACGGCAACCATCGACTACCCTGCCCGGGTTCTTGCCACCGGGGTCTACCATATTCCTTACCCGTACTGGGATCTGAACGTGAGCGCGACGCCGATGAACGACTATCCCTGGCTCGTGATAGAGGTCCGGGACCCGGAGGATCCAAACCGGGTGGTCAAGGAGATCCGGTATTCCAGGTCCGACATACTATATTCCGGTAACAGTTCACATTCCAGTAATAGTTCAACAAAAGCGGCCACACAAAAAGAGGAGACATTCACCATCCGGGAGGGGTACGACGACTTTTACTTCGTCATTCGCTCGGAGTCGCTGAAGTCGCTCACCATCACCATCAAGGTTCCGGAGAAGTACCTCGTCTAAGCAGGGGGGGCGTCTCCTCCCTCTTCTGCGGCGCGGAGCTCGCGGGCGTAATCTCCTGTCGCGGTGACGTACTCCTTCCAGGCCTGATCCGCCGCGGCAAGGTTCTCTTTCGCTGTGGTGTATGCCCGCACGTCATAGGCGGCCGCAGCCGACGACCAGAGGGAGAACGCACGGTTCAGGTGGTCGAGCGCCCGGACGTAGGCCGATTGCGCCCCCGCATACGCTTCCGGGACCCTGTCGGTCCCGACGACCTGCCGGTGGTAGGCCGAAACAGCCCTGCCGTACTCGGCGACGGCCGCAAACTCCCGCATGCAGGCATCGCATCCGGCGACCGAGAGGTCGGCCGTGGAAGAGCGTATGTGGGCGGAGACCAGCTCTTCGACCAGGAGGAGGTCGGCCTCCGATGCAGCCACATGGCTCCCGAACGCCGCAACCTGCTGATCTCCGGTGTAGTTGAGAAGAAGCGTCCACCCGAGGAAAGCAATCGCTATCGCGGCAACCGCCACAGCGACGGAGACGAGCGTCTTCTTCCGGCCGATGGTAACCTTCGGGAGGTTCGGGAGGTTCGGGATCTCGAGGTTCATGCTTTTTACGCTCCTCCTGCCGGCAGCGCGACCGGGCGGATGTGATATTCAACCGGGGTGGGGATATAACGGAGGGGGACGATCCGTGGCGTCTCCGATCTCACGCTCCCGATCGGGCCGTCCTGGGTATCTCCGATAGGGAACGGTTTTCCCCAAAACGTCGAGTTTCCCGTTGAGATCGTGGTGTAATTCGTCCCCTCGACGTAGTAGTAGTGCTTTCCCCCGTACTCGAAGTATCTCGGCGTGTACTTCGCATAGTAGGGGTTGAACTCATTCATCCGGATGCCGAGGGCCATGTGATCCGAGTATAAGAGCAGCACCGTGTCATACCCGAGAGCGTCGAGAAGACCTCCCATCAGGATGGCCGCATCCTCGCAGTCCCCTTTCCCGTCGACGAGCATCTCGACGGGGTATTTGGGATACTCAACGCCGTCCTTTACAGGCCGGGCATAGCGGGGGAGGGCTCCTTCGGTGTAGGAGTCCGTGCTGCTGTCGGGCTCATACGGGATCTGCTGGACGAAGAAGATGAGGTTCATCATCCGGAAGTATTCCTCCTCCGGGTTGCCGGCGGGGGGAGCAATCCGGCGGGCGAGATCCTCGAGGATCGGCCGGTCGGCATCGGCGAGAGCATACCTCCCCCAGGCGAGCGAGTCGGCAAAGCGCGGTGTCTCCCGGTGTGCAAGGAAGAGCGCCTCCGGGATTCGGACCTGCGTCGTCTGGACGCCGCCGTCGATCGCCGTCCAGCGGAACGCCCGGGTGTAAGCCGCGCCGCCCTCCGGGAAGGGAGTCGCCGTCGTTACCGGTGTGGGCGGGACGTATACGGCCGGTTTCGGGATAGAAGCCGGTCCGGGAGAGGCGAGGCCGATCGGCTCCCCGAGGAGCGCGGGTTTCACTACGAGGGCGACGACCAGGATCACGAGCCCGCCCGCGAGAACCGGGACAATATCCTTCCATTCCATCTCCGGGGTCCCTCCGCGTATCGGTAAGTAGGTATGGGCGACCTCCCGCTAAAAATACGTCGATCCCCAGTCGCTTACGATGCCCGGACACCAAAGAACGCGGCGATGAACCGGAACACGGCGTAGAGGAAGTAGAGGCCGAAGACCCCGGCGACGATGCCGACCGCAAAGAGGAGGAGGGCGGCCGCCGGCATCACCGACGGTAACGCCGGGGGGACGAGGGCGAACGCCGCCCAGAGCATCGCCGCGATAACGGTGGAGAGCAGTGCTTTCCGGACGATTCGGGCTTTCGTCATCTTCAGTTCTCGTCGCAGAGCTCGAACACAGGCGGATAGAGGACGAGTCCCCCGACGGTCTCGGCGGCCCCGGGCCGGAGTTCGAGCATCATGAACGCCTCGTCCGGGACCGGGAAGGGCGCTGCAAAGCCTTTCTCGCGTGCCGGGACGAACCCGAATCGGGGGTAGTAACCGGGGTGCCCGACGACTATGACGACGCCGTAGCCGAGCCGCCGGCATTCGGCGAGTCCCTGGAAGACGAGCGCGGAACCGATCCCCTGCCGCTGAAAGGACGGATCCACCGCCACCGGGGCGAGAGCGAGCACCGTGCCGTCTTCGATCGTTCTCACGGGGGAGAAGAGGATATGGCCGACGACCCGGCCGTCCGTCTCCGCGACCAGGGAGAGATCGGGAATGAATCCTGGTGACTTCCGGAGGGCTTCGACCAGCCGGGCCTCGCCTTCACGCCCGAACGCACGCCGGATCAGGTCATGGACCGCCGGGTAATCCTCTCTCGCTTCAGGCCGGATCGCTACCGGATGGGGCGCCATGTACCGTACGTAACCCCCGGTACTCCTTGAACCTGCCGGACCGGTTCCGGATCACCTCACTCCAGGCTCGGGGCCTGTGGGGCAGACGCCCTCGACGCCGGCCAGCTGCCTTGCCGGCCCGGCCGCATACATGCAGACCGAAGGATAATACCTGGTGACATATTCCTTGAGCATCCGGTGGGAGCAGTACTGCGGGGTGATGCTCTTCATCGACTCCTTCATCATCCGGACCCACCTGTGCGGGACGTCGTCCATCGTCCGCGAGTAGTAAAGCGGCGAGATCTCGTTCTCGATGAGATCGTAGAGCACCTCTGCGTCCGCCCGGTTCTCTCCCGCATAGGGTGCGCGGCCCTCGAAGCCCCAGCCGTTCCTTCCGTTGTAACCCTCGATCCACCACCCGTCGAGAACCGAGAGGTTCAGTACCCCGTTCATCCCCGCCTTCATACCGCTCGTGCCGCTCGCCTCCATGAGCGGGACAGGGGTGTTCATCCAGACATCCACCCCATGTACCATGTAGCGTGCAATTTGCTCGCCGTAATCCTCGACAAATGCGATCCGGCCCCCGAACCGGGGGTCCTGGCAGTACTGGTAGATCTTCTGCAGGATACGCTTGCCCGGCTCGTCGGCCGGGTGGGCCTTCCCGGCGAAGATGAACTGCACCGGCCTCCAGCGGTTGTTCACGATCCGGTCAAGCCGGTCCAGGTCCTCGAAGATGAGGTCCGCCCGCTTGTACTCGGCGAACCGCCGGGCAAACCCGATCGTCAGCGCCGAGGTATCGAGCATGAGCCCTTCGGCCGCGAGATTCGCGGGCTCTTCGCGCAGATTCGCCCATTTGCGGCGTTTTCGATCCCGGATCCGGGCAAAGAGTTTCATCTTCAGCCACTGATGCTCGCGCCAGAGTTCTTCGTCCGGGATCTCGTCGACCACCTCCCAGAGGATCGGGTTATCGTAGTCCTCCCGCCAGTTCGGGTGGACCGGGTCCATGTACCGGTCGAAAAGCCCCTCGATCCGGTGGTTCAGCCAGGTCGGCACGTGAACGCCGTTCGTGATGGCGTCGATCGGCACCTCCCGGGGAGTGAGGTCGGGCCAGAGGGGCTGCCACATCTCCCGGGCGACCTCGCCGTGCTTCTGGGAGACTCCGTTGTGGAAACGGCTCATCCTGAGCGCAAAGGCGGTCATGTTGAACCCGGCGCCCGGGTTATGCGGGTCATCTCCGAGCGCCATGAACTCGTCCCAGGTAAGCCCGAGCGACGAGCAGTAATTGCGGAAATACTTCGCCATCAGGTCTTCTGGGAAGACGTCGTGGGCGGCCGGAACGGGAGTATGGGTGGTGAAGACCGAGGTGCCCCTGACCCGCTCGAGCGCCTCTTCACGCGGCATTCCGGACGCGAGCCGCTCACGAAGCCGCTCGAGGATGGCAAACGCAGAATGGCCCTCGTTCAAGTGCATCGCCGAGTAGTCCACGCCCAGGGCATGGAGGACCTTCCTCCCGCCGATACCGAGCACCAGTTCCTGCCGGAGCCGGCACTCGAGCTCCTTTAAGTAAAGGCGATGGGAGATGCTCCGGTTCTCGGGGAGGTTCTCGTCGATATGGGTGTCGAGGAGGTAGAGGGGGACCCGTCCCACCTGCACCTTCCAGACCGCGACATAGATGGGCGGCTCGATCAGGGGGACCTGCACCACAAGCTGCTTCCCGTCGTCGCCGATCACCCGGAGAACCGGGGCGGCGTCGCGATCCAGGATCTCCGCGACGTTCTTCTGCCACCCGTCCCCCTCGATATGCTGGTGGAGATAGCCTTCGGCGTACATGAACCCGACGGCGACCGTCGGCACGCCGAGGTCGCTCGACGACTTGACGTGGTCGCCCGCGAGGATCCCGAGCCCCCCCGCGTAGAGCGGGAGCGAGTGGTGCAGCCCGAACTCGCTTGAGAGGTAGGCGATCGTCAGCGGCGCCCGTCCGGGATAGTGCTGCGCAAACCAGCTCGTCCCCGGCACCATATACTCCTTGAACCGGTGCATGATGATATCGTAACGGCGGAGGTACTCCGGATTCGCTGCCGCCCGCTCGAAGAACCGGGGCGGGGTATCGAGAAGCATCCTGACCGGGTTATGGCGGCTCATCTTCCACTCCGCCCGGTTCAGCATCTTGAAGAGCACGCTCGCCGAGGAGTGCCAGCTCCACCAGAGGTTGTACGCGAGGTCGACCAGCCCGAAGATCCGTTCCGGGACGTGGGCGAACCGGTCGTAGGGTATCTCCGTCTTCATCGCGACGGGCATTATCTGCCTCACAAGATAAGTGCTTCTGTCAGGAGGGGCGGGCGGGCAGGGATCGGCTCACCGCCGCTCTTCACGCTCCATGTACTCCCGGATCTTTTTCTCCTCCCAGTCTCTCCCGAGGAACCGGTCCCTGCCGAAGACCTGGAGCGCGTGGAAGAACACGCCCACCCCCCAGAAGATGGTTACCCAGTAGAACCAGAGCGCCCCGGGGCTGGAAACCATGTTGATCGTGAAGAGGAGGAGGTTGACGGCGATGTAGACCGCAAGGTGCATGTAGAACCCCCGGATCTCCTCGACCCGCCTCTTCGCACGAGCATAACTGTTCTGTTCGTCCATATATTCCGGTTACGAACCCTGACGTTTATACCTGCCTATGCCGTTCCTCATGGTTTTCCCGGGGGTATCGCGAGAGTGAAGGGTATCGCTGCCCGGCACCGGCAAGACCTGCGCGGCGTGCGGGCCCCTGCCGGGATAACAGGGGGATTGAAGAGACAGTTTCGACGCATTCTGCCGCAAGATGGCCGAAAGGAATGGAAAGGTATTATATGCACCTTTTGCCGATGTTCCTTCATTATAACCCGGAGGAGCGTGTATTCGAGTGCGGCAGATGATCGAGGCGAACGACCTCACGAAAGACTACGGTAATGTTACTGCGGTGAACAGGGTATCGTTCTCCGTCGCGGAAGGGGAACTTTTCGGCCTGCTCGGGCCGAACGGCTCGGGCAAGACGACGATGATCCGGATGCTGACCGGGCAGGTCCGGCCGACCTCCGGGTCGGCCCGGGTGATGGGGCTCGATGCGGCGAAAGACCCCATCGGGGTCCGTGGACTCGTCGGGATCATCCCCGAACAGGAGACGCCGCCGAGTTTCCTCACCGCGGAGGAGTACCTCCGCTTCGTGGCCAGCATCCGCAACCTCGATTCGGTGGACGAGCGGTGCGACCGCTGGTTCGACCTGCTGGAGTTCGGGGACAAAAAGGACGTCCTCTGCAAGGACCTCTCGCGGGGCACCCGGCAGAAACTGATGTTTGCGCAGGCGTTCCTCCACGAACCAGAGCTCGCCCTCATCGACGAGCCGCTGATCAACCTGGACCCCATCATGCAGCGGACAGTGAAGGACTTCCTGCAGGAATACGTCCGTGACGGCGGGACCGTCTTCTTCTCCACCCATATCCTCGAGATCGCCGAAGAGATCTGCGACCGGATCGGGATCATCCACAACGGCAGGCTCCTTCACGCCGGTCGGGTCGAAGACCTCGTCGGGTCGGACAGGCACCTTGAGCCCTTCTTCCTCGACCTGGTCAAGGGTGATGCCGGTGCCTGACCTCTTCCTCGCGATGATGAAGGAGGAGTGGCGGATCCACTCGACGATCTTCGGGAGCCTCGGGTTCGCCCTCTTCCCGGCGGTCGTCGCGGTCTTTGCCCTTCTCGGGTCGCTCACCCTCCCGCTCTTTGCTGACGTGCTCCCGTACGCCGCGGTCGCGCTCCTCGCGCACGCCCTCTTCCTGCTCATGGGCGTGATGGTGGGGTCGTTCGGTCTCATGGGGCGGGAGTTCATGAACCGCCGGTTCGGGCAGGCGAGCCTCGTCGCTTACGCCTCCAGGAGCCTCCCGGTCTCGGAGCGGCGAATATTTGCGGCGTTTCTCGTGAAGGACACGGTCTACTATATCCTGCTCTACGTCCTCCCCTTCGCGGCCGGATTTGCCGCGGCGACGCCGTTCATCGGCCTCGATCCGGGTCTGGGGCTCCTCGCGTTCGTCTCTCTCGCGCTCGCCTTCCTCCTCGGACTCTCCGTCGTCTGCTTTCTCTCGACCCTCTACGCACGCTCTGTTGCGCTCCTCGCCGGAACCGTAATTGTGCTCGCAGTCGCCGGGGTCGCGGCTTCACGCTCCGGCCTCGCCGTCCTTCCCCCGTATGCCTTCTTCCTCGACCCGGCACCGGAACCGTTCGCGCTCTCGCTCCTCCTCATCCTGGTCCCGGCAGCCGTCTCGGTGCTCTTCGTCACCGTCGAATACCCGGATCGGACGAAGCGGTTTAAAAACAGCCTCGATCCCCTCGCGGAGAGGGTCCGCGCCCTCGGGAGCGCGCACTTCATCGCCAAGGACGCCCTCGACCTCCTGCGCAGCGAAGGAGGCGCGGGGAAGGTGATCTTCTCGTTCCTCTTCCCCCTCGGCCTCATCTGGGTCTGTCTCCGGGTCCTGATCCGGTTCATCCCGGGGATCGATCCCCTCGTGGTCTTTGCGGTCCTCCTCGGGGTGATATCGGCCACCATCTACAACTGGCTGACCGAGTTCGACTCCTTTACGTCCTACGCCTTCCTGCCGGTAAGGGTCTCGGAGGTGATCGACGCAAAACTGAAGAGTTACGGCCTCGCAAACCTCCTCCCGGCCACGGTGCTCGCGCTTGCGGCAGCGACCGCCGGCGGGGCGGGGACGTTCATCCCGGCCCTTGCCGCGTTCCTCTCGGTCTCGGTCTACACCCTCGCGGTGACGGTCTACCTCACCGGCCTCCACCCGAACGTGATGCTGTACTCCGCCGGGGTCTTCCTCCGCTACCTGCTCGCGATAAGCCCGGCGCTCCTTCTCCTGATCTTCGCGTCGATCCTCGACCCCTGGTACGCAGCCTTGAGCCTCCTCCTCATCGCGCCGGCGGCGTTCCTTCTTTCCCGCGGCCGGGCGAAGTGGCAGGCGTGGGAGATGCCGGGATATTAAACCCCCGCTGCACCTCTCACTTTCACCCCCCGCACGGCGCAGCTTCAAGAGCATTGCGGGAGACCCAGGGAGTATGCTACGAAGAGCCGGCTACCTCGAGAGGTGCAGGTCCGCCGCAGTCGACGAGGAGGGGAGAGCCTGCCGGATCGTCGAGGTCGCACTCGACGGCCGGCGGTTCGGAGTCCGGGTCGGCGAACTCCTGCAGGCGCTCGACGGGCGGCGCCCCGCCCGGGTCGGGCCGCTCCGCCGGGACCGGGGGCCGGTCCTCGGCGATACGGTCGGCCACGCGGAGCGGTCCCGAACGGGGGCGGCGATCGTCTTCGAGTTCCTCACCGGGGAGCGTTACACGGTACCGGCGGCGGCACTCCGGGCGGTCCTCGCCCGGGCCTCCACCTTCGCGCCCGTCGCGGCGATCCTGCCGGGGGCGAGGCCGGCCGCCCGGCAGCAGGTTCTCGTCACCGGGTAGCCGCCTCGCGGTCCCGAGAGGCTCTGCGGTCACGCCGTGACCCGCTTCCTCGCGTACTCGTCCCAGTGCGCCTCGATGAAGCCCCGGATCCCCCGGCCCGGCCTGTACGGCGGGTATATCCGGCGGTAGGCCGCCTCGGCGTCGGCAAGGCTCTCCGTCGGCAGGACGTCGGTGTAGGCCGCAAGGTAGAGGAGCCCGATCGCCGCCGACCGGGAGACCCCGAAGCCGCAGTGGACCAGCACCGGCCGGCCCTCCGAAAGACACCGGTGGATGAAGCGCAGGGCGGCATCGATCGCCTCTTTCGGGACATCGGCGGGATCCCTCGAGTCGACCAGGTTGAGCATCAGCCGGTTCCCCCGCCGGGCGACCAGATGCTCGGGGTGATCCGGGGGCACCGTGCCGAGGGGCGAGTAGGTAACCGCCAGGCAGTGGTAGGGGTTCCGGCAGGCGTGCACCACGCACCAGGTCTCGTGGGCCTCTACCGCGACCTCGTAGTCCTCCTGCGTCCCGATATACAGGTTCTGGTAGATCTCGATCATGCTTCCCGTCCCGTTTCACCGTGTCTCGAGCGCGTACGCCGCCGCCCCGAGGAGCGGCGCCTGTCCTGCAAGGTCGGAGACGACAAGCCGGGGGAGGGCGAGGTAGCGGTCGATGCAGGGCTCCATGTGCCGGATCACGACATCTCCGTAGTAGAGGGCGAGCGGCCCGTCGAGCACGATCACCTCGGGGTTGTAGGCGACGATGACCGCCGAGACCCCCCGGGCGTTCACTTCCCCGAGCGTCCCCATGAAGGCGAGGGCGACCGGGTCCTCCGCCCGGGCCGCCTCGAAGATCGCCCTGGTGGAGCCGGCGTCGAACGCTACCTGCCGGACGTCGGCCGCCTCCCGCCACGCCGCGAAGAAGCGGGGGACGTTCTTTGCAGAGGCGTAGGCCTCCCAGTGGCCGGCAAACCCGCATCCGCAGACGAGGTTGTAACGGGTATCGACGGGGATGTGCCCGATCTCCCCGGCATTCCCGTTCACTCCGAGCAGCAGGCGGCCGTTCACCACCGCTCCGCCGCCGATGCCGGTCGAGAGGGTGACATAGACGACGTTATCGGAGCCGCGGGCGGCGCCCGCCCACCGCTCGCCGAGAACGCCCGCCCGGGCGTCGTTGATCAGGGCGACCTCAAGGCCGAACCGCTCCCGGAGCGGCTCGACGACCTCCACGACCGGGAAAGCGATGTTCGGTGAGTCGACGACCCACCCGCGGCCGAGATCCAGGGGTCCGGCCGACGCGACGCCGATGGCCGCGGCCTCCCGTCCTTGCGGCGACGCGAGGAGGGCCTCGATCCGGGCGACGATCGCCGCGGTGATCACCTCCCCGGAAGGCCCCGTGGCCGGCGTCGGGACGGCGTCGTGGGCGAGTACGGTCGCGTCGGAATCTACCAGGGCAGCGCGGAGGTTGGTCCCGCCGAGGTCAACGGCAATCACGGTGGTCATATGGGTCACTCCTTTCGATGGCAGGTGCTTCTCTTCTCGAATTGCGCGGACCAGCGGGATAAACCTACCCTTCTCCCCATTCCCGGATCAGACGTCCTCCCCCACCGCCAGGCAGGGATACTTCTCCCGGGGATACCTGCCCTCTATGGAATCGCGGACGAACTGTTCCCTCGATGCGGCCGCGAGGAGACCGTTGTAGACCTCTTTTGTGACGCCGGCATAGCGGTAGGCGTCCCCGGTCGAGCAGATGACGAGAAGCGCCTTCGTTGTCGGATCATAGCCGACGGACCTGACGCCTGCGCGTCCGGCTGACTGTTGAGACATGCGAACCGGGTGTGGTCGGCGGGGATGATAGCGGTTGCGGCGGGTACCGCCGGAAGCCTCACCGGACCTTCTCGTAGGGGTAGCGCAGCCGGATGAACTCCCCGAAGTAGCGGCCCTTCGACCGGGCCGCGAGCATTCCTTCGTAGACCGCGGGCGGCACGCCGACGTAGTGGTAGACACCGCCGCTGTGGAACTCGACCTCCAGGACCTCGTCTTCCGGGTCGTAGCCGATGGATTTGATGTTGGTGGACTCGACGGTCTGGCGTTGCATGGGCGGAAGTAGAGGGGTTGTGAGGGATAAGAGTTGTGGGGGATGGGGCTCAACGGTCGGCGGCGATCGGTCGGGAGATCTATAGCGCCACGGTGAAGGCCGCGAACGTTGCGAGCGCCGCGAGCGTGAGAAGTGCGAACGCCCCGACCGTCCAGACGACCATGAAGAGGACGACCGCGGCGAGGCGCACCTCCCGGAACGGGACGATTCCCGCGTTCATCCGCCGCGCCGTTGCCCAGGCGTCGTAGATCCCGAAGATCCAGACGGCCACCCCGGGAATGAGCATCACGAGAAGCCCCGCGAGCACCCCGAAGAGCACCAGGATACCCTTACCCGTCTCTCCGTTGCAGACCTGACCGAGCCCCGGGAAGAGGAGGGA
The genomic region above belongs to Methanoculleus oceani and contains:
- a CDS encoding ABC transporter ATP-binding protein, giving the protein MIEANDLTKDYGNVTAVNRVSFSVAEGELFGLLGPNGSGKTTMIRMLTGQVRPTSGSARVMGLDAAKDPIGVRGLVGIIPEQETPPSFLTAEEYLRFVASIRNLDSVDERCDRWFDLLEFGDKKDVLCKDLSRGTRQKLMFAQAFLHEPELALIDEPLINLDPIMQRTVKDFLQEYVRDGGTVFFSTHILEIAEEICDRIGIIHNGRLLHAGRVEDLVGSDRHLEPFFLDLVKGDAGA
- a CDS encoding GNAT family N-acetyltransferase, producing the protein MAPHPVAIRPEAREDYPAVHDLIRRAFGREGEARLVEALRKSPGFIPDLSLVAETDGRVVGHILFSPVRTIEDGTVLALAPVAVDPSFQRQGIGSALVFQGLAECRRLGYGVVIVVGHPGYYPRFGFVPAREKGFAAPFPVPDEAFMMLELRPGAAETVGGLVLYPPVFELCDEN
- a CDS encoding KTSC domain-containing protein encodes the protein MQRQTVESTNIKSIGYDPEDEVLEVEFHSGGVYHYVGVPPAVYEGMLAARSKGRYFGEFIRLRYPYEKVR
- a CDS encoding KTSC domain-containing protein, translating into MSQQSAGRAGVRSVGYDPTTKALLVICSTGDAYRYAGVTKEVYNGLLAAASREQFVRDSIEGRYPREKYPCLAVGEDV
- a CDS encoding dual specificity protein phosphatase family protein, which translates into the protein MIEIYQNLYIGTQEDYEVAVEAHETWCVVHACRNPYHCLAVTYSPLGTVPPDHPEHLVARRGNRLMLNLVDSRDPADVPKEAIDAALRFIHRCLSEGRPVLVHCGFGVSRSAAIGLLYLAAYTDVLPTESLADAEAAYRRIYPPYRPGRGIRGFIEAHWDEYARKRVTA
- the glgP gene encoding alpha-glucan family phosphorylase, which produces MKTEIPYDRFAHVPERIFGLVDLAYNLWWSWHSSASVLFKMLNRAEWKMSRHNPVRMLLDTPPRFFERAAANPEYLRRYDIIMHRFKEYMVPGTSWFAQHYPGRAPLTIAYLSSEFGLHHSLPLYAGGLGILAGDHVKSSSDLGVPTVAVGFMYAEGYLHQHIEGDGWQKNVAEILDRDAAPVLRVIGDDGKQLVVQVPLIEPPIYVAVWKVQVGRVPLYLLDTHIDENLPENRSISHRLYLKELECRLRQELVLGIGGRKVLHALGVDYSAMHLNEGHSAFAILERLRERLASGMPREEALERVRGTSVFTTHTPVPAAHDVFPEDLMAKYFRNYCSSLGLTWDEFMALGDDPHNPGAGFNMTAFALRMSRFHNGVSQKHGEVAREMWQPLWPDLTPREVPIDAITNGVHVPTWLNHRIEGLFDRYMDPVHPNWREDYDNPILWEVVDEIPDEELWREHQWLKMKLFARIRDRKRRKWANLREEPANLAAEGLMLDTSALTIGFARRFAEYKRADLIFEDLDRLDRIVNNRWRPVQFIFAGKAHPADEPGKRILQKIYQYCQDPRFGGRIAFVEDYGEQIARYMVHGVDVWMNTPVPLMEASGTSGMKAGMNGVLNLSVLDGWWIEGYNGRNGWGFEGRAPYAGENRADAEVLYDLIENEISPLYYSRTMDDVPHRWVRMMKESMKSITPQYCSHRMLKEYVTRYYPSVCMYAAGPARQLAGVEGVCPTGPEPGVR
- a CDS encoding ROK family protein, yielding MTTVIAVDLGGTNLRAALVDSDATVLAHDAVPTPATGPSGEVITAAIVARIEALLASPQGREAAAIGVASAGPLDLGRGWVVDSPNIAFPVVEVVEPLRERFGLEVALINDARAGVLGERWAGAARGSDNVVYVTLSTGIGGGAVVNGRLLLGVNGNAGEIGHIPVDTRYNLVCGCGFAGHWEAYASAKNVPRFFAAWREAADVRQVAFDAGSTRAIFEAARAEDPVALAFMGTLGEVNARGVSAVIVAYNPEVIVLDGPLALYYGDVVIRHMEPCIDRYLALPRLVVSDLAGQAPLLGAAAYALETR
- a CDS encoding HEAT repeat domain-containing protein; translation: MQKTIERKEGEGEDTAQVRELMHAMLNADTYTSLQAVSALGTIGAPAVGPLVQALLSVDSDARWTVAMALARAGAEAVEPLVGVVLVADDEIKNPAIWALAEIGDHRAVDPLVGTLRTSRSECCRALTAAALLKLGDPAGIAEVRKVFEQSGEGFAGLAMEAYEGT
- a CDS encoding 2TM domain-containing protein; the encoded protein is MDEQNSYARAKRRVEEIRGFYMHLAVYIAVNLLLFTINMVSSPGALWFYWVTIFWGVGVFFHALQVFGRDRFLGRDWEEKKIREYMEREERR